The Hydrogenobacter sp. T-2 region TGGAGTTTTGGCGGTAGGCTCTGCCCTTTTTGTGCATATAACCCTTGGGCTATACCCTCCTCGTATAAATCCTATTGCTCTTTTTGAGTTTCTTGGAGTGTTCCTTTGGCAAGCCCTTCTGGGTGGGATAGATGTGGCAAGACGCATAGTAAGTCCACAGCTTAGGGTAAACCCTGGCTTTGTAGTGTATAATTTCCAGAGCGAGAAGCTCTGGGTCAAAATACTCTTAGCCCTGACTATAAACCTTACTCCTGGCACTCTTAGTGTGGTGATAGAGGATAAGCAGGTTTTGGTCCATACTCTTGATGTGGAAAGCTACAGCGAGGAATCTGTTAGGTCGCTTGAAGGACTTTTGGATAGGGTCTTCTCATGAAGGAGTTTATACTCTTTTTGCTCGGACTTAACTTAGCCCTTGGCTTTGTGCGTATCTTTAGGGGGCCAAGTGTGGTAGATAGCATGCTGGCTTCCTTGCTCCTCGGCACTGGAGGGACTTCTCTCATACTTGCCCTGTATAAGTTTACAGGTCAGGCTTTTCTTTTAAATCTTGCCCTTGGTTTTGCTCTCCTTGCGGGAGTTGTGGGTGTAGCCTTCGCTATAATAATGTTAAGAGATGCTGATTGAGATACTCTCCACAAGCCTCATATTGATAGGTAGCCTCTTTTTGCTTGTAGGTAGTGTGGGACTTATAAGGCTTAGGGACTCCTACAGCAGGCTTCATGCTCTAACCAAGGCGGATATGCTCGGTTTTGGCTTTGTGGTTTTGGGCGTTATGTTCTCCGTAAGTAGCTTGGGAGAGGCTTTAAAGTTAGTTATAATATGGGTATTTGTTGTAGTTTACAGCTCCATAGTGGGATACGCTATAGCCAACAGCAAGAGGAAAAGGGATGCTTGACATAATAATAGGACTTTTAATGCTCCTGTCCGCTTTTGCATCGCTACACAGTAAGGACCTTTTAAAAAGCGGAGTTTTCTTTGTGGTTTTTGGTTTTATGAGTGGTCTTTTGTGGATTAGGCTTTCCGCACCAGACATAGCCATGGTGGAGATAATACTGGGTTCCGCCATAACAAGTATTCTCATATTCAAGCTGTCAAGGGGTGTAAGGGATATTGCCATAAAACCTAAATTATGGAGAAGGCTTTGGGCTGGTGCAGGCTCTTTGGTGCTGTTTGTATTTCTCACCTTTTACCTGTTTACAGTAAGAGAGGAAGAGAGGGTAGGTGGTCTTGTTTTTGAAAAACTTAGTCTCAGCGGTGTGGAAAGCCCTGTAACTGCGGTCCTTCTTAACTTTAGAGGATACGATACGCTCTTAGAAGTTGGTGTTATAACCCTTGCGGTAATTGGCATATTAGCCCTTGAGCCAAAGAGAAAAATCTATGAGTGGAACGATATAGTGGTGTGGCGTTTTTCTAAAATATTCCTGCCCATAATAGCCCTCTTTTCCCTATATATAACCTATCTTGGAGCTTTCTCTGTGGGTGGTGCCTTTCAGGGTGGCTCTCTCTTGGCAGGTGGTCTTGCCTTTCTGAGCCTTTCTGGACAGAAACTGCCGATAAGAGAGAACCCTACCCTTTTCCTCGCCATGCTTAGCCTTGCGGTCTTTGTAGCCTTTGCCTTTGCATACGCCCTTGTAGGACATGGCTTTCTTACCTATCCTCTTGAGCTTTCAACCTTGTCTATAATGCTTATAGAGATTTCCATATGTATTTCTACAGGAATGCTACTATACATAGCCATAAGGGGTAGACTATGAAGGAACTGTATTATCTGCTCTCCTTTCTTCTCATAAGCATGAGCACCTACTACTTTATCACCGCCTTAAACTTTGTTAAGCGACTAATTGCGGTCAACATCTTAGGCTCTGGCGTTTTTCTCTTTTTTGTGGCAACCGCAAGAAATACCCCCTCCGAAAACCCAGACCCCGTGCCCCATGCTCTTGTGTTAACAGGTATAGTGGTGGCGGTAAGTGCCACAGCCCTTGCGGTCTCCTTACTTTTGCACCTTAGTAAACAAAAAGAGGAAGAATGATGCTTGGCTTTGACCTTGGTTATCTTGTGGCAGTGCCCCTTATAGGTGCTATCCTTTCTCTCCTATCTCCTATAAGGCTTCTTGTTGCGGTTGTTTTCAGTCTGCTTTCACTGACTCTTTCCTTGTATGCCTTTTACATAACCTTAAGCATGCATGAACCCATCTATCAATGGGTAGGAGGCTGGCCTGCACCACTTGGAATTGGCTTTAAGTTAGATGGTGTTTCGGGCTTTTTCCTTATGATGAGCGGGGTGGTGAGCTTTGCGGTGGGAGTATACTCTCTGGGTTTTTTCAAAGAAGGCTACAAGAGACAAGAAGGGTTTTTCTGGTTTTTCTTCTTTTTCCTCTGGACGGGGCTTAATGCCTTTTTCCTCTCTGAGGACCTCTTTAACCTGTATGTTGCCCTTGAGGTGCTTTCCCTTACTGCGGTGGTGCTTGTTGCCCTTCCAGGCTATAGAAAAGCCATAAAGGCTTCTGTGAACTATCTGTTTTTGTCTTTGTTTGCTTCCATGTTCTACCTCTTTGGCGTTGCCATGCTATACACCAATTACGGAACTCTTAGCATGTCCCTACTTGCCCAGAGGCTTACTGGAACTGAGGCTTTTGTTTTTACGCTTTTTCCCCTTGTCTTGGCTCTTTCCATAAAGTCCGCCCTTTTACCCTTTCACTTTTGGCTTCCACCAGCCCACTCAAGCACGGTGGCACCTGCCAGTGCCCTCCTCTCTGGGCTTGTGGTAAAACCACCTGCATACCTGATACTTAGACTTTGGCTTGATGTTTTTCCAGACAACCTGAGCCTTGAATACCTGAGCTGGGTTTTGGGTGGGCTTGGTGCTCTTGCAGTGTTTTTTGGCTCCTATTACGCCATAAGGCAGAGAACCATAAAGATGCTCTTGGCATACTCTACCGTTGCACAGATGGGATACCTTTTTTTGATGGTCCCCATATACTACAAAGCCCAAAGCCTTGAGGTTAAAACCATTGTCCTTCAGGGTTTTGCTCTTCAAGCTCTTTCCCATGCCTTGGCAAAAGCCAGCATGTTCTTATCTTCTGGAAACGCTATATATGTGGCTAGGAGGGATGAGCTTTCTTACATGCCAGGCTTTGCCCACAGTCATCCTTTTACCTTCTTTGCCCTCTTCTTCTCGGGTGCCACCCTTATAGGTCTGCCACTAAGCGGTGGCTTTGTTGCCAAGTTTCTACTTCTAAAGGCTTCTATAAAGATAGGCTTCGTGTTTCAGGGTATCATATTCCTTCTGGGAAGTTTGCTTGCGGCTATGTATATTTACCCTATTTGGAAGGAGAGCTTTTCTTCTAAGCCAGAAAAACTTTATGACAAGCCCATTCCACGCTCTATGGAACTTTCCGCCTTTACGCTTGGGTTTATAGCCTTTTCCATAGGGCTAATTTCAGGCTTTTTAATACAAGGAATTACGGGAAGAGACTAACATGGACCAGTTTATGGTGCTTAGTTTACTCTTTAGCTCCTTTGTGGCGAGCCTTGTGATAGCGTTCTTAAAGGAGGAGTGGTATACCCTTAGAACCCTTGTAAACATAAGTGCTGCGGTATACAAGCTCTTTGTAATAGCATACCTTCTTTTGGCTGTGTATCAGGGTAGGGTTTTTGAAATAAGCTATCCCATGGTATCCTTTGCGGACTTTCACCTCAAAATAGACCCACTTGGGCTTTTGTTTGTGAGCCTGTCTTCCTTCTTGTGGCTTCTCACCACCTTCTACGCAGTTGGTTATCTTGAGGGTTCTCCAAACCGCAGGCGGTTTTTCACTTTCTTTAACCTTGCGGTCACTTCTACTATGGGTATTGCTCTCGCAGGTAACCTCTTTACCTTCTTCCTCTTTTATGAACTTCTTACTCTAAGCACCTATCCTCTTGTAGTTCACAGGGGGACCAAAAAGGCTCTGAGTGCAGGAGGTGTTTATCTGTTATATAC contains the following coding sequences:
- a CDS encoding complex I subunit 5 family protein, translated to MLGFDLGYLVAVPLIGAILSLLSPIRLLVAVVFSLLSLTLSLYAFYITLSMHEPIYQWVGGWPAPLGIGFKLDGVSGFFLMMSGVVSFAVGVYSLGFFKEGYKRQEGFFWFFFFFLWTGLNAFFLSEDLFNLYVALEVLSLTAVVLVALPGYRKAIKASVNYLFLSLFASMFYLFGVAMLYTNYGTLSMSLLAQRLTGTEAFVFTLFPLVLALSIKSALLPFHFWLPPAHSSTVAPASALLSGLVVKPPAYLILRLWLDVFPDNLSLEYLSWVLGGLGALAVFFGSYYAIRQRTIKMLLAYSTVAQMGYLFLMVPIYYKAQSLEVKTIVLQGFALQALSHALAKASMFLSSGNAIYVARRDELSYMPGFAHSHPFTFFALFFSGATLIGLPLSGGFVAKFLLLKASIKIGFVFQGIIFLLGSLLAAMYIYPIWKESFSSKPEKLYDKPIPRSMELSAFTLGFIAFSIGLISGFLIQGITGRD
- a CDS encoding cation:proton antiporter subunit C translates to MKELYYLLSFLLISMSTYYFITALNFVKRLIAVNILGSGVFLFFVATARNTPSENPDPVPHALVLTGIVVAVSATALAVSLLLHLSKQKEEE
- a CDS encoding hydrogenase subunit MbhD domain-containing protein, producing the protein MLDIIIGLLMLLSAFASLHSKDLLKSGVFFVVFGFMSGLLWIRLSAPDIAMVEIILGSAITSILIFKLSRGVRDIAIKPKLWRRLWAGAGSLVLFVFLTFYLFTVREEERVGGLVFEKLSLSGVESPVTAVLLNFRGYDTLLEVGVITLAVIGILALEPKRKIYEWNDIVVWRFSKIFLPIIALFSLYITYLGAFSVGGAFQGGSLLAGGLAFLSLSGQKLPIRENPTLFLAMLSLAVFVAFAFAYALVGHGFLTYPLELSTLSIMLIEISICISTGMLLYIAIRGRL
- the mnhG gene encoding monovalent cation/H(+) antiporter subunit G, which produces MLIEILSTSLILIGSLFLLVGSVGLIRLRDSYSRLHALTKADMLGFGFVVLGVMFSVSSLGEALKLVIIWVFVVVYSSIVGYAIANSKRKRDA
- a CDS encoding Na+/H+ antiporter subunit E, with the translated sequence MLVLAVLYSLLWIAIAGYDLKSVFFGVLAVGSALFVHITLGLYPPRINPIALFEFLGVFLWQALLGGIDVARRIVSPQLRVNPGFVVYNFQSEKLWVKILLALTINLTPGTLSVVIEDKQVLVHTLDVESYSEESVRSLEGLLDRVFS